From Streptomyces sp. NBC_00683, one genomic window encodes:
- a CDS encoding glycosyltransferase, which produces MKILHVVTLHTPDHAFGGPTRVAFNLSKVQRANGDDARVMALGDGFPDGELPSHVEGVPVHLFQARHLLPMFEVSGITSAALLRTARRMMRGADLVHVHLMRDLVTLPAALLALATRTPLVVQTHGMIDPTEKKVAQLTDVLGVRKVLREADAVLHLTEMERVDVNAVAAPVPLTRTVRLVNGVRPQERKPARDPGRPPTVLYLARIQERKRPEDFIAAMPHVLAHHPDARFVLAGPDTGALAGTLALARKLGVTDSLDHVGPLEHDAVLAAGREADVYVLPAIEEPFPVSVLEAMSVGTPVVITRTCGQGPDVSGAGAGRVIDSRVGEDAANARKVADAILELLEPEAAEQAGKAAWQLVNDQFTIEAVTATLRRTYEDVVRRRRG; this is translated from the coding sequence GTGAAAATCCTGCACGTTGTCACGCTCCACACTCCGGACCATGCCTTCGGCGGGCCGACCCGGGTGGCGTTCAACCTCTCCAAGGTCCAGCGGGCGAACGGTGACGACGCACGCGTCATGGCCCTCGGCGACGGCTTCCCCGACGGTGAACTGCCCAGCCACGTGGAAGGCGTTCCCGTCCACCTCTTCCAGGCACGGCACCTGCTCCCGATGTTCGAGGTCAGTGGCATCACCTCCGCCGCGCTGCTTCGCACCGCACGCCGCATGATGCGCGGCGCCGACCTCGTGCACGTCCATCTGATGCGGGACCTGGTGACCCTGCCGGCCGCGCTCCTCGCGCTCGCGACCCGTACACCCCTGGTCGTCCAGACCCACGGCATGATCGACCCCACCGAGAAGAAGGTCGCCCAGCTCACCGATGTCCTCGGGGTCCGCAAGGTGCTGCGCGAGGCCGACGCCGTCCTGCACCTCACCGAGATGGAGCGGGTCGACGTGAACGCCGTCGCAGCGCCCGTTCCGCTCACCCGTACCGTACGGCTGGTCAACGGTGTCCGCCCGCAGGAGCGCAAGCCCGCCCGCGACCCCGGCCGCCCGCCGACCGTGCTGTACCTCGCCCGCATCCAGGAGCGCAAGCGGCCCGAGGACTTCATCGCCGCGATGCCGCACGTCCTCGCCCACCACCCGGATGCCCGCTTCGTGCTGGCCGGCCCGGACACCGGCGCGCTCGCCGGCACCCTCGCCCTCGCCCGGAAGCTGGGTGTCACGGACTCCCTCGACCATGTGGGCCCGCTGGAGCACGACGCGGTCCTCGCCGCCGGGCGCGAGGCCGATGTGTATGTGCTGCCGGCGATCGAGGAGCCGTTCCCGGTCTCGGTCCTGGAGGCGATGTCGGTCGGCACCCCGGTCGTCATCACCCGCACCTGCGGGCAGGGCCCCGATGTGTCGGGGGCCGGTGCGGGCCGGGTCATCGACAGCCGGGTCGGAGAGGACGCGGCCAACGCCCGTAAGGTCGCCGACGCGATCCTGGAGCTGCTGGAGCCGGAGGCCGCCGAGCAGGCGGGCAAGGCCGCCTGGCAGCTGGTCAACGACCAGTTCACCATCGAGGCCGTCACCGCCACCCTCCGGCGGACCTACGAGGACGTGGTCCGCCGGAGGCGAGGGTGA
- a CDS encoding lipopolysaccharide biosynthesis protein, translating into MTHPIRALEDQDEPALLRDQFRQLLRYRALLAAGVVVGLLGGGFLALSGEDTYTASGEVQVRSATSDPFATGASADKGINIGSERQTAVSDTVGELAAGTLLKKGDDVTARKLLTGLQVTNPPNTLTLRFSYTGATPQKARSRAEALANAYLAHRKARTEESIENMANGYRAQLEPLEEKRDLLEERTGAGADDVSSARANIIVSISELSRKISELKALDTTPGYLNKKPVAPTEPAGAGLPLLLGLGAVVGLALGLLLSWVRLVFDPAVRSPRELVRSLGAPLLGTLPRERAAAGTLLAIGRSGSRLAEEYRAVAFRLAYDPSFAERRRLLVTAPRGDNAAAAAAAVNLAAAFAEMGRDVLLVEADLRTPSLARDLGPAAHEVRPPSWAADEGDRSWPAGGRSNVDVPGSGAFALVAGATADNVPRALTSASVGRIVAEADRPGAVVIVLAPPVLSYADAVALVDRVVGVMIVCDPREVHRSDLERIREIIGASGGQVLGALLHPGRGRLRRAERRPKPARRHSGGGPQGPAVDEDAPEVTGDPAETMGLRSFTLPGARR; encoded by the coding sequence ATGACGCATCCGATCCGCGCCCTGGAGGACCAGGACGAACCGGCGCTGCTGCGCGACCAGTTCCGCCAGCTCCTGCGCTACCGGGCCCTCCTCGCCGCGGGTGTCGTGGTGGGCCTGCTCGGCGGCGGGTTCCTCGCCCTGAGCGGCGAAGACACCTACACCGCCAGCGGCGAGGTCCAGGTGCGCTCCGCGACCTCCGATCCCTTCGCCACCGGCGCCTCCGCCGACAAGGGCATCAACATCGGCTCGGAGCGGCAGACCGCGGTCAGCGACACCGTGGGCGAGCTGGCCGCCGGCACCCTGCTCAAGAAGGGGGACGACGTCACCGCCAGGAAGCTGCTCACCGGCCTCCAGGTCACCAACCCGCCCAACACGCTCACCCTCCGCTTCTCCTACACCGGGGCCACACCCCAGAAGGCCCGCTCCCGCGCCGAAGCCCTGGCCAATGCCTACCTGGCGCACCGCAAGGCGCGCACCGAGGAGAGCATCGAAAACATGGCGAACGGCTACCGCGCCCAGCTCGAACCACTGGAGGAGAAGCGCGACCTCCTGGAGGAGCGGACCGGGGCCGGTGCCGACGACGTCAGCAGTGCCCGCGCCAACATCATCGTCTCCATCTCCGAGCTGAGCCGGAAGATCTCCGAGCTCAAGGCGCTCGACACCACCCCCGGCTACCTCAACAAGAAGCCCGTCGCCCCCACCGAGCCGGCCGGAGCGGGTCTGCCGCTGCTCCTGGGGCTCGGCGCCGTCGTCGGTCTCGCCCTCGGGCTCCTGCTGTCCTGGGTGCGGCTCGTCTTCGACCCCGCCGTACGCTCCCCGCGCGAGCTCGTGCGCTCCCTCGGGGCCCCGCTGCTCGGCACCCTGCCCAGGGAGCGCGCCGCCGCGGGCACCCTGCTCGCGATCGGGCGGAGCGGTTCGCGGCTGGCCGAGGAGTACCGCGCGGTCGCCTTCCGGCTCGCCTACGACCCGTCCTTCGCGGAGCGGCGCCGGCTCCTGGTCACCGCGCCGCGCGGGGACAACGCCGCGGCGGCCGCCGCCGCGGTCAACCTGGCCGCCGCCTTCGCCGAGATGGGCCGTGACGTCCTGCTCGTCGAGGCCGATCTGCGCACCCCGTCGCTGGCCCGGGACCTGGGACCGGCGGCCCACGAGGTGCGGCCGCCGAGCTGGGCCGCCGACGAGGGCGACCGCAGCTGGCCCGCGGGCGGCAGGTCCAACGTGGACGTCCCCGGCTCAGGCGCATTCGCCCTGGTGGCCGGGGCCACCGCGGACAACGTGCCGCGCGCCCTGACCTCCGCGTCCGTCGGGCGCATCGTCGCCGAGGCCGACCGCCCCGGCGCCGTCGTCATCGTCCTGGCCCCGCCGGTGCTCTCCTACGCCGACGCCGTCGCTCTCGTGGACCGGGTCGTGGGCGTCATGATCGTCTGCGACCCGCGTGAGGTGCACCGCAGCGACCTGGAGCGCATCCGCGAGATCATCGGGGCTTCCGGCGGCCAGGTGCTCGGGGCCCTGCTCCACCCCGGCCGCGGCCGGTTGCGCCGCGCGGAACGCCGGCCCAAGCCGGCCCGGCGCCACAGCGGCGGGGGGCCCCAGGGCCCGGCCGTCGACGAGGACGCTCCGGAGGTCACCGGGGACCCCGCCGAGACGATGGGCCTGCGCTCGTTCACCCTGCCGGGGGCGCGCCGGTGA
- a CDS encoding glycosyltransferase: MSADEHHRPFENRRLLVVSTNYAPELTGIGPYATQLAEHWAASGARTDVLTGMPHYPAWRVDEQYRGRWRGQESREGVTVHRRRHYVPPRQSALRRAWFEASVLIHGTLAPPPGRPDAVVSQMPSLAGGVMGARIARRHGVPHIPVVQDLMGAAAAQSGIRGGGRAAAVAGAAERYALRDAAAVGVIHESFVPGVLALGVDPARIRVVPNWTHVERPSADRAATRARLGWREGTQVLLHSGNMGLKQGLDVLIELARLAPDIRVVLMGDGNQREGLRERAGGLPNIDFLPPAGADDFTDVLAAADVLAVTQRASVLDMSVPSKLTSYFVSGRPVVASVADEGGTADEVRRSGAGVLVAPEDPAALLDAVRKLAGDPEAADALGAHGPDYVAQHLSREAGLARFDALLTEVLGDAPRRPSR, from the coding sequence ATGTCCGCTGATGAGCACCACAGGCCGTTCGAAAACCGCAGGCTACTGGTGGTCTCCACCAACTACGCGCCGGAGCTGACGGGCATCGGTCCGTACGCCACCCAGCTCGCCGAACACTGGGCGGCATCCGGTGCCCGTACCGATGTCCTGACCGGAATGCCGCACTACCCCGCGTGGCGCGTCGACGAGCAGTACCGCGGCAGGTGGCGCGGGCAGGAGAGCCGGGAGGGCGTGACCGTCCACCGGCGGCGGCACTATGTGCCGCCGCGTCAGAGTGCGCTGCGAAGAGCGTGGTTCGAGGCGTCCGTGCTCATCCACGGGACCCTCGCACCGCCGCCGGGACGCCCCGACGCGGTGGTCTCCCAGATGCCGAGCCTCGCGGGCGGAGTCATGGGGGCCCGTATCGCGCGCCGCCACGGAGTCCCCCACATACCCGTCGTCCAGGACCTGATGGGCGCCGCCGCGGCGCAGAGCGGCATTCGCGGTGGTGGCAGGGCGGCCGCCGTCGCCGGGGCCGCCGAGCGCTACGCCCTGCGGGACGCCGCCGCCGTCGGTGTCATCCACGAGAGCTTCGTACCCGGGGTCCTGGCCCTCGGCGTCGACCCCGCGCGCATCCGGGTGGTGCCCAACTGGACGCACGTGGAACGGCCTTCCGCCGACCGGGCCGCCACCAGGGCCCGGCTCGGCTGGCGCGAGGGGACTCAGGTGCTGCTGCACTCCGGGAACATGGGCCTCAAGCAGGGCCTCGACGTCCTGATCGAACTGGCCCGGCTGGCCCCGGACATCCGCGTCGTACTCATGGGCGACGGGAACCAGCGCGAGGGACTGCGCGAACGCGCCGGAGGCCTGCCGAACATCGACTTCCTGCCGCCGGCCGGAGCGGACGACTTCACCGATGTGCTCGCCGCCGCCGACGTCCTCGCGGTGACCCAGCGTGCGTCCGTGCTCGACATGAGCGTGCCGTCCAAACTCACCTCCTACTTCGTCTCGGGGCGGCCCGTCGTCGCCTCCGTGGCCGACGAGGGCGGCACCGCCGACGAGGTGCGCCGCTCGGGCGCCGGGGTGCTCGTGGCACCCGAGGACCCGGCCGCGCTCCTCGACGCCGTACGGAAACTCGCCGGCGACCCGGAGGCCGCGGACGCGCTCGGCGCGCACGGCCCGGACTACGTCGCACAGCACCTGAGCAGGGAAGCGGGCCTCGCACGCTTCGACGCGCTGCTCACCGAGGTACTCGGGGACGCACCAAGGAGGCCAAGCCGATGA
- a CDS encoding adenylyltransferase/cytidyltransferase family protein: MVQHRVGYAPGVYDLFHVGHLNILRHARSQCDYLVAGVVSDEMAALAKGHKPVIPLTERLEIVRSVRYVDAAFVETVPDKVETWQQVRFDVIFKGDDWRGTEKGKRLERDFAEVGVEVVYFPYTVHTSSTQLRRALDVLVSRPGALSAP, encoded by the coding sequence ATGGTGCAGCACAGAGTCGGCTATGCGCCGGGGGTGTACGACCTGTTCCACGTCGGCCACCTCAACATCCTGCGGCATGCCCGCAGTCAGTGCGACTACTTGGTCGCCGGGGTCGTCTCGGACGAGATGGCCGCACTCGCCAAGGGCCACAAGCCGGTGATCCCGCTGACCGAGCGGCTGGAGATCGTCCGCAGCGTGCGCTACGTGGACGCCGCGTTCGTGGAGACCGTCCCCGACAAGGTCGAGACCTGGCAGCAGGTCCGGTTCGACGTCATCTTCAAGGGCGACGACTGGCGCGGCACGGAGAAGGGGAAGCGCCTGGAGCGCGACTTCGCCGAAGTCGGGGTGGAGGTCGTCTACTTCCCGTACACCGTACACACGTCCAGCACCCAGCTGCGCCGCGCCCTCGATGTCCTCGTCAGCCGGCCCGGAGCGCTTTCAGCTCCCTGA
- a CDS encoding CDP-alcohol phosphatidyltransferase family protein encodes MESTGTVLRELRGAQKSSKGVSLYSRYVNRPAGRLLAAGAYRAGLTPNQVTLISAVFTFAALAAVALAEPSWWLGVAVYAGLAVGFAFDSADGQLARLTGRGGPDGEWLDHVVDCAKMILVHTAVLISFYRFAELPSEAWLLLPLGFLFVAVLTFCAGLLREQLGKAAARTAPAAAGATAPVSRVRAVALLPADYGVFALVFLLLGAPVVFRAGYAVLAAVHALFLVAFLVKWFRELKALRAG; translated from the coding sequence ATGGAAAGCACGGGTACGGTGCTGCGCGAATTGCGCGGTGCGCAGAAGTCGTCCAAGGGTGTCTCGCTCTACTCGCGGTACGTGAACCGGCCGGCCGGACGCCTGCTGGCGGCAGGTGCGTACCGCGCCGGGCTGACGCCCAATCAAGTCACCTTGATCAGCGCGGTCTTCACGTTCGCGGCCCTTGCGGCGGTGGCGCTCGCCGAGCCGTCGTGGTGGCTGGGGGTCGCCGTGTACGCGGGCCTGGCCGTCGGATTCGCCTTCGACTCGGCCGACGGGCAACTCGCCCGGCTGACCGGCCGGGGCGGCCCGGACGGGGAGTGGCTCGACCATGTCGTGGACTGCGCGAAGATGATCCTCGTCCACACCGCCGTACTGATCTCGTTCTACCGCTTCGCCGAACTGCCCTCGGAGGCCTGGCTATTGCTGCCGCTCGGCTTCCTGTTCGTCGCCGTGCTCACCTTCTGCGCCGGGCTCCTGCGGGAACAGCTGGGCAAGGCGGCCGCCCGCACCGCACCGGCGGCCGCAGGCGCCACGGCTCCGGTGTCCCGGGTACGGGCCGTGGCGCTGCTTCCCGCGGACTACGGGGTGTTCGCCCTTGTCTTCCTGCTGCTCGGCGCTCCCGTGGTCTTCCGGGCCGGTTACGCCGTACTCGCTGCCGTGCACGCGCTGTTCCTGGTGGCGTTCCTGGTCAAGTGGTTCAGGGAGCTGAAAGCGCTCCGGGCCGGCTGA
- a CDS encoding nuclear transport factor 2 family protein, with protein MTVHEDAVRRYFAAWNAGSTEELEKAVSAAFTEDATYTDPLADVRGHDGLTAAISGAQAQFPGFDFVPTGTPDGHHGLVRFTWDLVSRADGSAPAAGFDVITLAEDGRVSSVSGFLDRIPGA; from the coding sequence GTGACCGTTCACGAGGACGCCGTCCGACGCTACTTCGCCGCCTGGAACGCCGGCAGCACCGAGGAGCTCGAGAAGGCGGTGTCCGCCGCCTTCACCGAGGACGCCACCTACACCGACCCACTGGCCGACGTGCGCGGCCACGACGGGCTGACCGCGGCGATCAGCGGCGCGCAGGCGCAGTTCCCCGGCTTCGACTTCGTACCCACCGGAACGCCGGACGGGCACCACGGCCTGGTCCGCTTCACCTGGGACCTGGTCTCCCGGGCGGACGGCTCGGCGCCCGCCGCTGGGTTCGACGTGATCACGCTGGCGGAGGACGGCAGGGTCAGCTCGGTCAGCGGCTTCCTGGACCGGATTCCCGGGGCATGA
- the mnhG gene encoding monovalent cation/H(+) antiporter subunit G, translating into MSIWLQITDTAGAALVFIGALICLLGVIGMLRLPDVLSRSHAATKPQALGLLLVLAGVALRLRSGMDLATLALIAFFQLMTGPVAAHLVARSAYRTGQIELGELLFDELDEQLTERDPGAGPGAGKG; encoded by the coding sequence ATGAGCATCTGGCTGCAGATCACCGACACGGCCGGTGCGGCCCTGGTGTTCATCGGCGCGTTGATCTGCCTGCTCGGTGTGATCGGCATGCTGAGGCTGCCCGACGTGCTGTCGCGCAGCCACGCCGCGACCAAGCCGCAGGCCCTCGGCCTGCTGCTGGTGCTGGCCGGGGTCGCCCTGCGGCTGCGCAGCGGCATGGACCTGGCGACGCTCGCCCTCATCGCCTTCTTCCAGCTGATGACGGGCCCGGTGGCGGCACACCTGGTGGCCCGTTCCGCGTACCGGACCGGTCAGATCGAGCTCGGTGAGCTGCTCTTCGACGAACTGGACGAGCAGCTCACCGAGCGGGATCCGGGCGCCGGGCCGGGAGCCGGAAAGGGGTGA
- a CDS encoding MrpF/PhaF family protein: protein MNEVETVDRVLLTAAVVVLVVAGALLLARIRRGPSMLDRAIALDVGAALIIAGLGAKSALARDPFYFPIMLVLAFLGFTGSVGIARFIAVRDRPPSRRTPAGKEEQE, encoded by the coding sequence ATGAACGAAGTCGAGACCGTCGACCGAGTGCTGCTGACCGCCGCCGTGGTGGTCCTCGTCGTCGCGGGGGCGCTGCTGCTCGCACGGATCCGGCGCGGCCCGTCCATGCTGGACCGGGCGATCGCCCTCGACGTCGGCGCCGCCCTGATCATCGCGGGCCTCGGCGCCAAGTCGGCGCTCGCCCGGGACCCGTTCTACTTCCCGATCATGCTGGTGCTCGCGTTCCTCGGTTTCACCGGATCCGTGGGCATCGCCCGCTTCATCGCCGTGCGCGACCGGCCGCCGTCCCGCCGGACGCCCGCAGGCAAGGAGGAGCAGGAATGA
- a CDS encoding Na+/H+ antiporter subunit E: MRRLITLSYRNPELPPFSCEFAGRRRRVLDLPLVAWLTLIWVLLWSTLTWANVVTGVVVAVVVCLAFPLPTVDLGLRLHPWGILLLAGYLLYDMYTSGVKVTRQIFAGRPHRPAVIAVPLRCRSDLMLAATAVAMSNVPGGSIVEVRRDTATVFLHVLDADLPAALDAARRSVWRLEELTVRAFGTRDEIARVAQPPPATTQSDDGREGS; the protein is encoded by the coding sequence GTGAGACGCCTGATCACCCTGTCCTACCGGAACCCCGAACTCCCGCCCTTCAGCTGCGAGTTCGCCGGCCGTCGCCGACGTGTCCTCGACCTGCCGCTGGTCGCCTGGCTCACCCTCATCTGGGTGCTGCTGTGGTCCACCCTGACCTGGGCCAACGTCGTCACCGGAGTGGTCGTCGCGGTGGTCGTCTGCCTGGCGTTCCCCCTGCCGACGGTCGACCTGGGTCTGCGGCTGCACCCCTGGGGCATCCTTCTGCTGGCCGGCTACCTGCTCTACGACATGTACACCTCGGGCGTGAAGGTCACCCGGCAGATCTTCGCAGGCCGTCCGCACCGGCCCGCCGTGATCGCCGTACCACTGCGCTGCCGCAGCGACCTGATGCTCGCCGCCACCGCAGTCGCCATGTCCAACGTGCCGGGCGGATCGATCGTCGAGGTGCGCAGGGACACCGCCACGGTCTTCCTGCACGTGCTCGACGCCGACCTGCCCGCGGCGCTGGACGCGGCCAGGCGCTCCGTCTGGCGCCTGGAGGAGCTGACGGTACGGGCCTTCGGCACCCGCGACGAGATCGCGAGGGTCGCGCAGCCGCCCCCCGCGACCACACAGTCCGACGACGGGAGGGAAGGGTCATGA
- a CDS encoding Na+/H+ antiporter subunit D: MNALVPLPVLLPLCATGLSLAFGTRLAHFQRFISVAVLTAVLGLSVALMIAADRRGPLSVHLGDFAPPLGVTLVADRLSGLMLTVSSAVTLAVLVYSLGQGMADRDKETPVAVFHPAYLILVAGVSCCFLAGDLVNLYVGFEIMLVASFVLLTLGGTGPRIRAGSTYVIISLFSSMLFLTAIAMAYAAAGTANFAQLALRLPELPLGVQTLLQAMLLTVFAIKAAVFPLAAWLPDSYPTAPAPVTAVFAGLLTKVGIYCMLRTETLLFPGNRLGDLLMAAALASMVVGILGAVAQTDLKRLLSFTLISHIGYMVFGIGLATRDAYGGAIFYVVHHITVQTTLFLVAGLIERRGGTNELTRLGGMARAAPLLAVLFFVPAMNLAGIPPLSGFIGKLGLMRAGVAEGSVWAWILVAGSTVTSLLTLYVMAKVWNLAFWRKEPPGQTAYGTVLESADETDDDDVDPGPDRIPGTGDEPVGGAPRPAGQAVAASLQGRAVITTTRPPAAMTAATAGAVALGLAFTVLAGPLTAYTDRSADELVERTPYVEEVLGP; the protein is encoded by the coding sequence ATGAACGCGCTCGTCCCGCTGCCCGTGCTGCTGCCGCTCTGCGCCACCGGACTGAGTCTCGCCTTCGGCACCCGGCTCGCCCACTTCCAGCGCTTCATCAGCGTCGCCGTGCTCACCGCCGTCCTCGGGCTCTCCGTCGCCCTGATGATCGCGGCCGACCGCCGGGGACCCCTCTCCGTCCACCTCGGCGACTTCGCTCCGCCGCTCGGCGTCACCCTGGTCGCCGACCGGCTGTCCGGACTGATGCTGACCGTCTCCTCGGCCGTCACCCTGGCCGTCCTGGTCTACTCGCTCGGCCAGGGCATGGCCGACCGGGACAAGGAGACTCCGGTCGCCGTCTTCCACCCGGCCTACCTCATCCTCGTGGCGGGGGTGTCGTGCTGCTTCCTGGCGGGTGACCTCGTCAACCTCTACGTCGGCTTCGAGATCATGCTGGTCGCCAGCTTCGTACTGCTCACCCTCGGCGGAACCGGGCCGCGGATCAGGGCGGGTTCCACGTACGTGATCATCTCGCTGTTCTCCTCGATGCTGTTCCTGACCGCCATCGCCATGGCGTACGCGGCTGCCGGAACCGCCAACTTCGCCCAGCTGGCGCTCCGGCTGCCCGAACTGCCGCTCGGCGTACAGACGCTGCTCCAGGCGATGCTCCTCACCGTCTTCGCCATCAAGGCAGCGGTATTCCCCCTCGCCGCCTGGCTCCCCGACTCCTACCCGACCGCGCCCGCGCCCGTCACCGCCGTCTTCGCCGGCCTGCTGACCAAGGTCGGTATCTACTGCATGCTGCGCACGGAGACGCTGCTGTTCCCCGGAAACCGGCTCGGCGACCTCCTGATGGCCGCCGCGCTCGCCTCCATGGTCGTGGGCATCCTCGGGGCGGTCGCCCAGACCGACCTGAAGCGGCTGCTCTCCTTCACCCTCATCAGCCACATCGGCTACATGGTCTTCGGGATCGGCCTCGCCACCCGCGACGCCTACGGCGGGGCGATCTTCTACGTCGTCCACCACATCACCGTCCAGACCACGCTCTTCCTCGTCGCGGGGCTCATCGAACGCCGGGGCGGCACGAACGAACTCACCCGGCTCGGCGGAATGGCCAGGGCGGCGCCGCTGCTCGCCGTCCTCTTCTTCGTACCGGCCATGAACCTCGCCGGGATCCCCCCGCTGTCCGGCTTCATCGGCAAGCTCGGACTGATGCGCGCCGGTGTCGCCGAAGGCAGTGTCTGGGCCTGGATCCTGGTCGCCGGGTCGACGGTGACCAGTCTGCTCACCCTGTATGTGATGGCCAAGGTCTGGAACCTGGCCTTCTGGCGCAAGGAACCGCCGGGTCAGACCGCCTACGGCACCGTTCTCGAGTCCGCCGACGAAACCGACGACGACGATGTCGACCCGGGTCCCGACCGGATCCCCGGCACCGGGGACGAACCGGTCGGGGGCGCTCCGCGGCCGGCGGGGCAGGCCGTTGCCGCGAGTCTGCAGGGACGGGCCGTCATCACGACGACCCGGCCGCCCGCAGCGATGACCGCCGCGACCGCGGGGGCGGTCGCACTCGGTCTCGCCTTCACCGTGCTGGCCGGTCCGCTCACCGCCTACACCGACCGCTCGGCCGACGAACTCGTCGAACGGACCCCCTACGTCGAGGAGGTGCTCGGCCCGTGA
- a CDS encoding Na(+)/H(+) antiporter subunit C, with protein sequence MTVSVSLLATAVVLCAVGGILMLTRPLTRILLGAVIAGNGINLLVLSATGSAGEAPLLYGVPLRQVTDPLPQAIALTAIVITLATTAFLLAMAYRSFQLTGTDEVHDDLEDRRIVLRAEVLGEWAELREEYRAEAGRTPEERARYREERHRLRARLRADRALQARGRDATGDLWHDVLGADPEDYVSTDPESAGPDDGGPDSGGPGPDAGPGPDAGPGPDAGPGSAGPDRGAAG encoded by the coding sequence ATGACGGTCAGTGTCTCGCTCCTCGCCACCGCCGTGGTGCTCTGCGCGGTCGGCGGCATCCTCATGCTCACCCGACCCCTCACCCGCATCCTGCTCGGCGCGGTCATCGCGGGCAACGGCATCAACCTCCTCGTCCTCTCCGCGACGGGTTCCGCGGGCGAGGCCCCGCTGCTCTACGGCGTGCCGCTGCGACAGGTCACCGACCCGCTGCCCCAGGCCATCGCACTCACCGCCATCGTCATCACCCTCGCCACGACGGCGTTCCTGCTGGCCATGGCCTACCGCAGCTTTCAGCTGACCGGCACGGACGAGGTCCACGACGACCTGGAGGACCGGCGCATCGTGCTGCGAGCCGAGGTGCTGGGGGAGTGGGCCGAGCTGCGCGAGGAGTACCGGGCGGAGGCCGGCCGTACGCCGGAGGAACGTGCCCGCTACCGCGAGGAACGACACCGGTTGCGCGCCCGGCTGCGCGCCGACCGCGCGCTGCAGGCCCGGGGCCGGGACGCCACCGGCGATCTGTGGCACGACGTGCTGGGAGCCGATCCGGAGGACTACGTGAGCACCGACCCCGAATCCGCCGGACCCGACGACGGGGGGCCGGACTCCGGCGGCCCCGGTCCCGACGCGGGTCCCGGTCCCGACGCAGGTCCCGGTCCCGACGCGGGTCCCGGTTCCGCCGGCCCCGACCGAGGAGCCGCCGGATGA